The proteins below are encoded in one region of Thermoplasmata archaeon:
- a CDS encoding phenylalanine--tRNA ligase subunit alpha, producing MSEDPDGSTPTDLSDPERAVLLRLRECENPSTEEEIAEKLATPIESVRGSLQRLRSKHLALVEEEHRAHRRLTPRGRATLDVGLPERRLLDLLAAGTPLTEGDLQPEERSAAIGVLRRRGYLADGAPFRLRPGAPPRETALPEEATLRAVADESESVDPEVFSRLERRGLVRVEHASFKRWSPSKEGRRISLEGAETDRIGALTSEMMRARNWEGRVFRPYDVRAPVSYLTGPRPHPYVAWLEEFEDVLIGLGFQQAEGPLIETEFWNSDLLFMPQDHPARSIHDVLYLEQLEGKPPPARLAARVAAVHEGRALPGERRAIGPGWGGAYDPRIASHPVLRSQTTAVSGRFLAANPKPPFRMFSIDRNFRFEALDARHHIEFTQCEGILGEEGISIRHLVGIFQACAEAIGIREMKIRPSYFPFTEPSIEGYVRHPRLGWLEIFPGGMFRPEVLGPLGIDVPVAAWGIGIARLAMVALGLNDVRELFDDDLRRLEGGAT from the coding sequence ATGAGCGAGGACCCGGACGGATCGACTCCGACGGATCTCTCGGATCCCGAGCGCGCGGTCCTTCTGCGCCTGCGCGAGTGCGAGAATCCCTCGACCGAGGAGGAGATCGCGGAGAAGCTCGCGACACCGATCGAGTCGGTCCGGGGGAGCCTGCAGCGGCTGCGCTCGAAGCACCTCGCGCTCGTCGAGGAGGAGCACCGGGCCCATCGCCGGCTCACTCCTCGCGGTCGCGCGACGCTCGACGTGGGCCTTCCGGAGCGTCGACTGCTCGACCTGCTCGCCGCCGGTACGCCCTTGACGGAAGGAGATCTTCAGCCGGAAGAGCGATCGGCCGCGATCGGCGTGCTCCGACGCCGCGGGTATCTCGCGGATGGGGCGCCGTTCCGGCTTCGGCCCGGGGCCCCTCCGCGCGAGACCGCGTTGCCGGAAGAGGCGACGCTCCGAGCCGTGGCCGACGAATCCGAATCCGTCGATCCCGAGGTCTTCTCCCGACTCGAACGCCGCGGTCTCGTCCGGGTCGAGCACGCCTCGTTCAAGCGCTGGTCCCCTTCCAAAGAGGGCCGGCGGATCTCGCTCGAAGGCGCGGAGACCGACCGGATCGGCGCCCTAACCTCGGAGATGATGCGCGCCCGCAACTGGGAGGGACGAGTGTTCCGCCCCTACGACGTTCGCGCGCCGGTGTCGTATCTCACGGGTCCCCGGCCCCACCCGTACGTCGCGTGGCTAGAGGAGTTCGAAGATGTTCTGATCGGTCTCGGCTTTCAACAGGCCGAAGGGCCGCTCATCGAGACCGAGTTCTGGAATTCCGATCTGTTGTTCATGCCCCAAGACCATCCGGCACGGTCCATCCACGACGTGCTGTACCTCGAACAGCTCGAGGGCAAGCCGCCTCCCGCGCGCCTGGCGGCACGCGTGGCCGCGGTCCACGAGGGCCGTGCGCTACCCGGAGAGCGACGCGCCATCGGCCCGGGGTGGGGAGGAGCGTACGATCCCCGCATCGCGTCGCACCCCGTACTCCGATCCCAGACGACGGCCGTCAGCGGCCGCTTCCTGGCCGCGAACCCGAAGCCTCCCTTCCGGATGTTCTCGATCGACCGGAACTTCCGGTTCGAAGCCCTCGACGCCCGACATCACATCGAGTTCACGCAGTGCGAAGGCATCCTCGGCGAGGAGGGCATCAGCATCCGCCATCTCGTCGGGATCTTCCAAGCGTGTGCGGAGGCGATCGGCATCCGCGAGATGAAAATCCGCCCGAGCTACTTCCCCTTCACCGAACCGTCGATCGAGGGGTACGTTCGGCACCCCCGGCTCGGGTGGCTCGAGATCTTCCCGGGCGGGATGTTCCGCCCCGAGGTGCTCGGGCCGCTCGGGATCGATGTCCCCGTCGCGGCCTGGGGGATCGGGATCGCCCGCCTCGCCATGGTCGCCCTCGGCCTCAACGACGTGCGCGAGCTGTTCGACGACGACCTTCGGCGCCTCGAAGGGGGAGCGACGTAG
- a CDS encoding ABC transporter permease has product MASAPPPSPVSSGRRPSPRIAQYKRTWFFLRRNTLALVGLGILIFLIAMALYALTLPIPWNQMDGYCGVHLPGCTYVCTTPPSPPGPNCYAVNQNFPSFIPPTLSTAGGTLTAGQLPLGSLSQTPYSQIYYNTLSGILRGADWSLVIAFSIVVSGALIGLMVGAIAGFWGGAVDEALMRLVDIFLSIPVILFVIITVSVFSQFTIPGLSPFSSRMLLLILAFIVVWWPFYARIVRGQVLVVREQKYVEAARASGAKKGRIVARHVIPNSVYPVFIQMSLDVGTVPLLVGALAFLGFNLFGLSSSEVLPEWGSLSAFSVNQFDAVFGACSVGVCVLPWWQILFPGLMLFLFAISVNFFADGLRDALDPRLRR; this is encoded by the coding sequence ATGGCGAGCGCTCCCCCTCCATCTCCCGTCTCCTCGGGCCGCCGGCCGAGCCCCCGCATCGCCCAGTACAAGCGGACGTGGTTTTTCCTGCGCCGCAACACGCTCGCGCTCGTCGGTCTCGGGATCCTGATCTTCCTGATCGCCATGGCCCTCTACGCGCTGACGCTGCCGATCCCCTGGAACCAGATGGACGGTTACTGCGGGGTCCACCTGCCCGGGTGCACCTACGTTTGCACCACCCCGCCCTCGCCTCCCGGGCCGAATTGCTATGCCGTGAACCAGAACTTCCCGTCGTTCATCCCCCCCACGCTTTCGACCGCCGGTGGGACCCTTACCGCGGGACAGTTACCGCTCGGTTCGTTATCGCAGACCCCGTACTCCCAAATCTACTACAATACGCTCAGCGGGATTCTTAGAGGGGCGGATTGGTCGCTCGTCATCGCCTTCTCGATCGTCGTGTCGGGGGCCCTGATCGGCCTGATGGTCGGAGCCATCGCCGGGTTCTGGGGAGGCGCGGTGGACGAGGCCCTGATGCGGCTCGTCGACATCTTCTTATCGATTCCCGTAATCTTATTCGTCATCATCACGGTCTCGGTCTTTTCTCAATTCACCATTCCCGGGTTGAGCCCCTTCAGCTCTCGGATGCTGTTACTGATTCTCGCGTTCATCGTGGTCTGGTGGCCGTTCTACGCGCGTATCGTCCGCGGCCAGGTTCTCGTGGTGCGGGAACAGAAGTATGTCGAAGCGGCCCGGGCGAGCGGAGCAAAGAAGGGCCGTATCGTCGCGCGCCACGTGATCCCGAACAGCGTGTACCCCGTCTTCATCCAGATGTCGCTGGACGTGGGGACGGTGCCGTTGCTCGTCGGTGCGCTCGCGTTCCTCGGCTTCAACCTCTTTGGTCTCTCCTCGAGCGAGGTCCTACCGGAGTGGGGCTCCCTGTCCGCGTTCTCGGTCAACCAGTTCGACGCGGTCTTCGGGGCCTGCTCGGTCGGGGTGTGCGTGCTCCCCTGGTGGCAGATCCTCTTCCCCGGCCTCATGCTCTTCCTATTCGCCATCAGCGTGAACTTCTTCGCCGACGGACTGCGCGACGC
- a CDS encoding ABC transporter permease translates to MRMWVYVVRRVALLVPVIIGVMTITFLLVTALGPQQQLYSAFGPPPIHGTIHSYNPTIPCSEITPGANGTCANPLWNELAPKLGLNQPIFVQWGFYIYRSFTFQWGLVSNFSETQGPLSAFIHGQSVSTVLAQLLPYTLELAIFSLIIILAVAVPLGNLSAVYRNRPVDQASRVLSFSGFALPAFLLATLLVLAVVLVLGTSTLVHTPWCPGGETSYSEITGSWPTPLGCGAPGGGGPISNFYYPTWLTYGIVSHPTGFPTVDAMIHGNWWLAFDTILRMVLPAIVIAFGSIAILLRFVRNSMLEVMNLDFVRTARAKGVPESTVVKRHAGRNSLNVTITVLGLTFAFFIGGFPIIEDVFQLNGVGYILALSVLPGQEDFALIFGSTLLFTFLVVAANIIVDVLYAYLDPRVRLG, encoded by the coding sequence ATGCGGATGTGGGTGTACGTCGTGCGTCGCGTGGCCCTTCTCGTGCCGGTCATCATCGGGGTGATGACGATCACCTTCCTCCTCGTCACGGCCCTCGGTCCGCAGCAACAGTTGTATTCGGCGTTCGGGCCGCCCCCGATCCACGGGACGATCCATTCGTACAACCCGACGATCCCCTGCAGCGAGATCACGCCCGGCGCGAACGGGACCTGCGCCAACCCGCTCTGGAACGAGCTCGCGCCGAAGTTAGGACTCAACCAACCTATCTTCGTGCAATGGGGATTCTACATCTATCGTAGTTTCACCTTCCAATGGGGCCTCGTATCGAACTTTAGCGAAACGCAAGGGCCGCTCTCGGCGTTCATCCACGGTCAGTCGGTGTCCACGGTGCTCGCCCAGCTCCTCCCGTACACCCTCGAGCTCGCGATCTTCTCGCTCATCATCATCCTGGCCGTCGCCGTACCGTTAGGGAACCTTTCCGCCGTCTACCGGAATCGTCCGGTCGATCAGGCGTCTCGCGTCCTGTCGTTCTCGGGGTTCGCCTTACCAGCGTTCCTGTTAGCGACGCTCCTCGTCCTTGCCGTGGTCCTCGTCTTAGGGACCAGCACGCTCGTGCACACCCCCTGGTGCCCGGGAGGGGAGACGTCGTACTCCGAGATCACCGGCTCCTGGCCTACCCCATTGGGATGCGGGGCTCCCGGGGGTGGAGGACCCATCTCGAACTTCTACTACCCCACCTGGCTCACCTACGGGATCGTCAGTCATCCGACGGGCTTCCCGACGGTCGACGCGATGATCCACGGCAACTGGTGGCTGGCGTTCGACACGATCCTGCGGATGGTACTGCCCGCGATCGTGATCGCCTTCGGTTCGATCGCGATCCTCCTGCGGTTCGTGCGCAACAGCATGCTCGAAGTGATGAACCTCGACTTCGTGCGCACGGCCCGCGCGAAGGGGGTCCCCGAGTCGACGGTCGTCAAGCGTCACGCGGGACGCAACTCGCTCAACGTCACGATCACCGTCTTGGGCCTGACCTTCGCCTTCTTCATCGGGGGCTTTCCCATCATCGAGGACGTCTTCCAGCTCAACGGAGTCGGCTACATCCTCGCCTTGTCGGTGCTCCCGGGCCAGGAGGACTTCGCTCTCATCTTCGGCTCGACACTGCTGTTCACGTTCCTCGTCGTCGCGGCCAACATCATCGTCGACGTGCTGTACGCCTACCTGGACCCCCGGGTACGGCTGGGGTGA